Below is a window of Podospora pseudocomata strain CBS 415.72m chromosome 1 map unlocalized CBS415.72m_1.2, whole genome shotgun sequence DNA.
tgacatgCAAGTAGTAGTACTCAATACATGTCATACAAGTCGGGGAACAAGATCCCGTTCGCCATGGCGAGcacctccctctcaaaaTCCGtatccgcctcctcctcgtcccaaGGCAGCAGGCCCATCGCCCGAAgcccttcctccccgccggcGTCGCTTATTTCTTGGACGCCTGGACGGCCAATGTAGTGTGCTTCTCCCCTGCCGTGACCGCTCCCGTAGCCGCACCCGTCAAAGAAATCTGGGCCGGGGCAGCCGAGGAGAAAAGATTTCCGCTGGCGGGAGAGGTAGAGGGCGTTTGTTTGGGTTAGGGGCACGCATGGGAGGTACATCACGCTTgctgagggggtgggggaggaagaggtgatggAGTGGATGAGGTCGGGGTGCCAGATTAGGTAGTCGCCTGGGGAGAGGTCGGGGATGTCGATTAGGGAGCGGCGGAGctggaggtgggggtggatggaCGAGTTTATTTCCTGGGCgtaggaggggagggcgcCGTGGAGGATGGAGTTTGTGGGTGTGAATGCCCAGTTTTCTGAttccggggaggaggaggaagaagaagagggggagaagaaagggcggaggaggaagtaaGCTGTTGCGTGCTTGAGCAAAGGACAGACGCGCATGGAGGAGGGCCCCGGGGATAAGGCGAGCCAGCCTTGGTACATCCTGAAGATGGAGCATGCGCCGGCTTTGTGGTAGAGGTCCGAGGTTACTGTCAGACGGGTGCTGCTCTGTACGTGAGGTTAGTGGTGGTGCAAGAAATGATGGAACGCGGTAATTGACGAACCTCCCATGGGTTGTAATCTTCCCATTGCCCCTGGAATATCTCATTGTAGGTGCCTGCCCTTCCATACCCGTCCGTCTCCCATCTTTCCACACTGCCGCCATCAATATGAGCTGCCGCGGGGGACCTCGTGTCTGCCGTCTTTTGACCTGTCCTGATTCGGTCGGCATAAGTGATCGGGAAATTCGTGGTCACCCTCGCCTTTGGATCTTTCGAAGTCCATAACCCCATGGCAAAACGTTGAGCTTCCAAGACATTGGGGTGTCCCCTTGCCTTGATCTGAGCTGCACTCCAATACAGTTCCTGTAGGTCAGATTCCTGAGGAGTCCTTGGCCTTTTCTCTGCATTTTCGTCAAGATACCCCGTAGCTCCTTGGTACAAGTCCTCCGCAGTATCCCGTGGTATCACATTGCGTATGATAGCAACGCCTCTCTGTCGAAGACCTTCCCGGAAGACCTCGGCCACCCCGGGTTTCTTGATGTTGGAAAAGTCGATGGTGGGGACAGCCTGTGACCCCAAAGATGATACAAGATCAACCTCGTCCGAGAGGCTCTGTATCAGGCGCTGCCATGAGGGCACAAGTGTCGATTCCTTTCCGGATACTAATCTTTCCTTCAGGACACTAAACCGCCGCGGGAGGGGTATTGGCTCGGAGTACGATCGTGAAAGCATCTCATCCTTTCTCGACGGGGGTGAATGGCTCGCGGAGACTGGGGAGATCGGAAGAGGCCCTATAGAAATGGCCATGTCGGGGGATGCGCGCGAATAACATAGCAACacgggaggaggtgcagcTGCAATTCAGGAGCGCATATTGGATGCAGGAAAGAGTGGGAAGGACCCGGTATGTATTCAGCAGCTgcaagaagcagcagagaTATACACATTGTCAGTCGACAACGGTGACGAATACGGCGTGGTTTCCATTGCTTGCCTCGGTGTGGGCATTGCTCCAAGGTCTGAAAGACGGTTGTCGATGCATCAAGATCCGAAAGTGGAAACCAAAAAGGTGTAAGTCGTTTGGGCCATGTCCCTGTCTCCCTACCAGGGGACCGCAAAGCGCAGAGACGGGCCGTCTGGCCGGACAAGACACCCCACGTAAATTCTACGATGGTCCCCCCAATAGGGGAATTTTAAGCACCCCTACCCAAAACCAAAGGCAACGATCCGAACAACTGTCTTGGTTGATTTCTCAAAGCTCTGCTAACGTCTCGCTTGCAATGTCCGCAAGTCCCTAGCTTCCCTTTGCAGGGCTGAAAAGAGCCTCTAATAAGAGCAGGGATCAGGGCTTTAACCCAAATGCACTGTTGATCTGTCCCGACATGCCGATTCGCGCCGCGTGTTGTCCTTTTCTGGTTCCGTGATCTCGTTTCTAAGCTTGTTTCCCTCGTTTGGAACGGCGGATAGGGACGTTAGTGTCGGCATTGTCACCGGAAGTCTTCCTTTTGGCCGGTGGCTTAGACTTGGTGGTTTTCTCTTCGGGCTCTGTTTTGGTTGCCGGCTTGTCTTCCTGGTCCGTTGCCGCTCCCTTGTCGTTCTCCTCTGCCTTTTCCGCCGTGGCAGCCGCCTTTCCAGAGGCTTGGGTATGGTCGCCCCTCATAATGGCAAAAGCCACCTTTTCTATATCGACGGCCCTCACACCAAGCCTCTTCGCCAAGGCCTGGGCTTTCAGAGTCAACTGGGAGTACTCATTCTTGTTGTACTTGATGGGTCCCTTGGACCCATCATACTCCAGCCAATAAAAGGCCTCATCGGCAAAAAAGATGATGTTATCTGGAGCGTGAACAGCAAGTAGTAGCGAGGCGGTGGCCGGCCCGATGCCCTTGAGCTGAGTGAGAATATCCAGGGCCTGAGGCcactgcttcttggcctggtGGTACTGAGCTACGGCCTTTCGTATCGTCTCTTTCAAAGTCTTGGGATCGTTTGATGAAACGAGCTTCATGAGAGAGGGTCTGAATTTCCCATGGCGACTGTCACCTAAGTCAGTCCCACTGTGATGATACCAAACTCTCGGTAACAGTAAATGAGACCAAAGAAACACCATCCCCACAACTGCAGTAGCATTGTTCAAAACACTGGATGACGACAAGTCTGGAGACGAGAAAACACATACAGCTTCCATTCGACCAGCAATTTGACATCTTCAATTGTCATTTGTCTGGGCTTTTCCTGGCCAAACTGCTCAAGGGCTTCGCCATATCGATAGGCATCAAGCTCAGAAAGAGACTTTTGGCCTTCTTTGGCTACAATGCTGTATTAGTCCATGTGCAACTCTGACCGGAATAGTCTTGTCAGAGACATACTGCCTTTGCTTTTGGAAATAGCCTCAAGACAGGCCGGGTATCTGCTAAGGTACTCATGAAATTCGCTGTCGGTTATATTATCCGCAGACGGGATGGTCGAGCTTCCCATTGCGGCTCTTGGTACAGATTGCGGTCTTGATGCCGGGCCAGGGTTGTATCGCAGGAACAACGGTCGCGATCCGCGAGATCCACCAGGCTCAATCCGACGGGTCGCTGTCCGGGAGCTCGTGCCGTTGATACGTTGATACGGTATTCGTCGATGCGAAGACCAGCAATACGCCCGAGTTAAGGCCAGATCAACCgagatttttttttctgagTGAGAAAGTTGAAGAACACGACCCAAGCAATGAGGTTGAACGAAACGTTTTCCTGATTCGGCCCACAATGGCGATGAGAGTGAGAATGACACCGAgtcggatgatgatggcgctTCACCGGGAGAGGGATGCTGGTTTTTTCTTAATACGGGTTTGCGAAACGGCGGCTAAGCGGGAGATAACCCAAGATTAACGAGACCAATGCAGGAACCGACGAGGGGAGGGTTTCTGGAAGATGTGGAAGGTGTGCCGGTGTCGATTGACGAGACGCGATGAGAAGCGCGTCAGTGGTGTaatcaaacaccaccaaaaatgATGACAACGGGAGGCTTCAAAATACGCCAACGAGATCCCGAAACTGTTTCAAAAGGTTccgaagacgaagatgaaggagatcATTCAAGCCGAGTATAAAAGCACACTCTCATGGAAAGATATGCAACATCACAGAAGGCCCCTCTCTCACTCAGGGTCTTCCTTCATTTCTGTACCAAGCACTTAAACCCCTGCTGATAATCATCAATATAGTTGCCCGTCACTGGGCCGTTGGCAGCTGCAAGACGACAGACTGGTCCGTGCACCCAATCAATCCAGCCCACTTCGACCACGAGCCCACCTCAGGCTCCAGTCAAAAAATTGGCGGCGGGACTTGTAGCCGCTGACTGGAATTCCAAAGACTCTCTCTCACCTTCGCGCCACTTTTACCCGCTGACCgcaaaggaagaaaaaaacatacaGACTTCATAGCCTTCACCGTACTTCCATAACGGACCAACCCTTACTCCTCACTCAATTTTTTACCCGTAAACAAAACCTAAACCGACAAAATGGGTGGAGGTAACGTACGTGCAGATCCTCTTGCATCCCCTCCGTCCCCCGACATGTGCCCCAAAACGTTCCCCCCCCAGATCCTCTTCCCCGTTTCTTGCCCGCTCGGCCGTGAAGGGCCCGGCCGGCGCGGCCCTTCAAAACTACGTGGCACAGCGGAATAAGGTACTGACAGAAAGTCAATATAGGGAGCCAAGGCCGCGCAGAAGCGTGCCCGCAACGCAAAGGATGCTGCCCCCAAGGCCGCTTCTCAGCTCAAGAGCGTAGGTACTCCGTGTCTGGTGTgggcaacaagaagcagaTTGCTGATGTGATACCTGATAAACAGAACGAGAAGGCCATGAACATCATCTGCAACATCTGCAAGCAGACCTTCCTCTCGACCTCCCGCAAGCCCCAGCTCGAGCAGCACTCCAGCAGCGGCAAGCACGCCGGGAAACACACGTTTGAGCAGTGCTTCCCCGAATACAAGGAGTAGGAAATGTCTACTATCTGAACGGTCAATGACCAACATTGCataaaaacaaacaaaaaaaatggCGAAGCGGGCGGCGCTAGGCAAACAGACAGGCAGGACAAAGCTAGGCGTAGGGTATGGGCATGATGGGCGACGCAGCAGGCGTGATGGCATCAGCGAACTGGCGTAACGAGGTTGATATTCGGGATATGGTTTGGATTTTTTGACGGGCATCCTCCTGGTTCTGGATGGGCATGACTGACTGGAAGTTTTCTGGCCATAGGCACTAGCTCGTCCAGAAGAAACAGAGGCATGATATGGATCACGTATTGGTATGAGACTGCTGTGAAAAAACTTCCATGATGAAAACCAAGGCTATGCTGTACTCCCTTGAacccaaaaactccaaaCTAAAAGCACCAGTCCTTTAATGAGCCTCCACAGCCTTCCCCTCGCCTACAATGGGCACCGCCTCCACGACGGgactcttcttcctcgccaatgCAGCCTGCTCAGCCCTCACGCTCTCCAAAATGTCCGGATACCAAATCTCACCCACATCCTGATGGCTCTTGACCCGGTTCCTCAACGTCGCCTCCCCCAACGTCTTGgccacccctcccttcctAAACGTAAACTCAACATCATCCAACCTTCCCCcattctcctccagcaccctcctcctcagttCCTtaatctcctccttcacctgtCCCACCCCCACATTCTCCAAATCCTCAAACTCTGCGTCCCCGCTCACGCCCTGAAAGAAAGGAATGCTATACCTCGCCCCTTTGCCCGCCTCCGGAGACAAGACCCTGTGCGTAGTACTCACACAAACCCCCTGAGTGAGCGCCTCCAGCCCCTGCCCTATCGCCACGACAAGCGTCCCGTCAATAGGAGGGCAATCaatccactcccccctcataTTCTGCACCTGCAATCCCCTGTGCTGACTAGCCTGCAGCAAGTAACTACTCAGCATACTATCCTTGTGCGGCCCAACCCCTTGATTTCCCTTCCCGCTCCCCAACGTGCCCACGTCGGGATACTTTACAATCTTGAGCTTGTGCTGCTGCGTTTGGTTTTGTCTCCCGCCGAAGCCAGGGCCGTCAAAGTACTTGTTGAATGCGCCGGGAGGGAGGTCGATGGCCtcggcgatgagggaggtgaaggaaATGGATATCTCCCCCATGCGGTTCATGTACTCGGTGAATGTCTCCCGGAAGTTGGGCAAGATGGATGAAGAGGGCCACTGGTTAGGcgcgaggaggttgtcgtATAAGGGGGCGTCGGggccggggagggggtgctcAGTAGACAAGTCGATTTGCT
It encodes the following:
- a CDS encoding uncharacterized protein (COG:S; EggNog:ENOG503PAHQ); its protein translation is MAISIGPLPISPVSASHSPPSRKDEMLSRSYSEPIPLPRRFSVLKERLVSGKESTLVPSWQRLIQSLSDEVDLVSSLGSQAVPTIDFSNIKKPGVAEVFREGLRQRGVAIIRNVIPRDTAEDLYQGATGYLDENAEKRPRTPQESDLQELYWSAAQIKARGHPNVLEAQRFAMGLWTSKDPKARVTTNFPITYADRIRTGQKTADTRSPAAAHIDGGSVERWETDGYGRAGTYNEIFQGQWEDYNPWESSTRLTVTSDLYHKAGACSIFRMYQGWLALSPGPSSMRVCPLLKHATAYFLLRPFFSPSSSSSSSPESENWAFTPTNSILHGALPSYAQEINSSIHPHLQLRRSLIDIPDLSPGDYLIWHPDLIHSITSSSPTPSASVMYLPCVPLTQTNALYLSRQRKSFLLGCPGPDFFDGCGYGSGHGRGEAHYIGRPGVQEISDAGGEEGLRAMGLLPWDEEEADTDFEREVLAMANGILFPDLYDMY
- a CDS encoding uncharacterized protein (COG:S; EggNog:ENOG503Q3GS), with product MGSSTIPSADNITDSEFHEYLSRYPACLEAISKSKGTKEGQKSLSELDAYRYGEALEQFGQEKPRQMTIEDVKLLVEWKLRHGKFRPSLMKLVSSNDPKTLKETIRKAVAQYHQAKKQWPQALDILTQLKGIGPATASLLLAVHAPDNIIFFADEAFYWLEYDGSKGPIKYNKNEYSQLTLKAQALAKRLGVRAVDIEKVAFAIMRGDHTQASGKAAATAEKAEENDKGAATDQEDKPATKTEPEEKTTKSKPPAKRKTSGDNADTNVPIRRSKRGKQA
- a CDS encoding uncharacterized protein (EggNog:ENOG503P6S6; COG:S), which produces MGGGNGAKAAQKRARNAKDAAPKAASQLKSNEKAMNIICNICKQTFLSTSRKPQLEQHSSSGKHAGKHTFEQCFPEYKE
- a CDS encoding uncharacterized protein (COG:Q; EggNog:ENOG503NW5I); translation: MSFTSIPILDLAQASDPATKPQFLAELRHALMEVGFLYLKNVGIPDELFKQVIREGKAFFDIPEEEKLKIEMKNAPSFLGYSRLSAEITAGGIDHREQIDLSTEHPLPGPDAPLYDNLLAPNQWPSSSILPNFRETFTEYMNRMGEISISFTSLIAEAIDLPPGAFNKYFDGPGFGGRQNQTQQHKLKIVKYPDVGTLGSGKGNQGVGPHKDSMLSSYLLQASQHRGLQVQNMRGEWIDCPPIDGTLVVAIGQGLEALTQGVCVSTTHRVLSPEAGKGARYSIPFFQGVSGDAEFEDLENVGVGQVKEEIKELRRRVLEENGGRLDDVEFTFRKGGVAKTLGEATLRNRVKSHQDVGEIWYPDILESVRAEQAALARKKSPVVEAVPIVGEGKAVEAH